The following are encoded together in the Pseudodesulfovibrio indicus genome:
- a CDS encoding AEC family transporter, whose translation MEKFLFISIFVAIGAIFKRLPVFPKDTAHVLNMFALYVALPAVILLKVPQIQFSSGMLLPALLPWGMLLLSAALILAGARLLGWSRETVGVLLLVVPIGNTSFMGVPMVTAFFGEQGIPPLIVYDQVGTMSVFVFYGAMILALYGSDAKVRFLRIAGRALLFPPTLALFLGLALRSWPYPEPVRESLTVLSGMLTPLVMTAIGFQLKIRLSPAILQPLGFGLAVKLAVAPLAALAFCRMLGLHGLAADVSIFEAGMPPMVTAGALAMAAGMVPELAAAAVSLGMVLSFLTLPLLFWML comes from the coding sequence ATGGAAAAATTCCTCTTCATCAGCATCTTCGTCGCCATCGGCGCGATATTCAAACGGCTCCCGGTCTTTCCCAAGGATACGGCGCATGTCCTCAACATGTTCGCCCTGTATGTGGCGCTCCCGGCCGTCATCCTGCTCAAGGTCCCCCAGATCCAATTTTCCTCCGGGATGCTGCTCCCGGCGCTGCTCCCGTGGGGCATGCTCCTGCTGTCCGCGGCGCTGATCCTCGCGGGAGCCAGACTGTTGGGGTGGTCCAGGGAGACCGTCGGCGTGCTGCTCCTGGTCGTGCCCATCGGCAACACCTCCTTCATGGGCGTGCCCATGGTCACGGCGTTCTTCGGGGAACAGGGGATACCGCCCCTGATCGTCTACGACCAGGTGGGAACAATGTCCGTGTTCGTCTTTTACGGGGCCATGATCCTTGCCCTTTACGGCAGCGACGCCAAGGTCAGGTTCCTGCGGATTGCCGGGAGGGCACTGCTCTTCCCGCCCACCCTGGCCCTGTTCCTGGGGTTGGCCCTGCGCTCCTGGCCCTATCCCGAGCCAGTGCGGGAAAGTTTGACCGTGCTTTCCGGCATGCTCACCCCCCTGGTCATGACCGCCATCGGGTTCCAGCTGAAAATCCGCCTGAGCCCGGCCATATTGCAGCCCCTTGGCTTCGGGCTGGCCGTCAAGCTGGCCGTGGCTCCCCTCGCGGCCCTGGCGTTCTGCAGGATGCTGGGGTTGCACGGCCTGGCCGCCGACGTGTCGATCTTCGAGGCGGGGATGCCCCCGATGGTCACTGCGGGCGCCCTGGCCATGGCCGCCGGGATGGTGCCCGAGCTGGCCGCCGCCGCGGTGAGCCTGGGGATGGTCCTGTCCTTCCTGACCCTGCCCCTGCTCTTCTGGATGCTGTGA
- a CDS encoding AEC family transporter, with the protein MENFLLLGVCFLLGLGLRLAGVVDNKGPAALNAVIIHMSLPALALLYAHGLPVGPELILPASMAWIVFGAGAALFALPGRRLGFDRATVVCLALTGGLGNTSFVGLPMIEAFYGPEYLGVGMLCDTAGTFMVLAVPGIILAASVSGQSVGWRVLARKVLLFPPFAAIVLGFALQPVPYPDWLAALLARLGDTLSPLALLSVGMTLRFGAIRGNGRALALGLGYKLLLAPALIFALYVWGLGNTDMVTRVTVFEAAMGPMITGGIIAMGYGINPSLAAAMLGVGIPVSFLTIPLWHLLLSLV; encoded by the coding sequence ATGGAGAATTTTCTGTTGCTGGGAGTCTGTTTCCTGCTCGGCCTGGGGTTGCGCCTGGCGGGGGTGGTGGACAACAAGGGACCGGCCGCCCTGAACGCGGTCATCATCCACATGTCGCTGCCCGCCCTGGCCCTGCTCTACGCCCACGGCCTACCCGTCGGCCCGGAGCTGATCCTGCCCGCGTCCATGGCCTGGATCGTGTTCGGGGCGGGGGCGGCGCTGTTCGCGCTCCCTGGGCGCAGGCTGGGGTTCGACCGGGCGACCGTGGTCTGCCTGGCCCTGACCGGCGGGCTGGGGAACACCTCCTTCGTGGGGCTGCCCATGATCGAGGCGTTTTACGGCCCGGAGTACCTGGGCGTGGGCATGCTCTGCGACACGGCGGGTACGTTCATGGTCCTGGCCGTGCCCGGGATCATCCTGGCCGCGTCCGTTTCCGGGCAGTCCGTGGGCTGGCGAGTGCTGGCCCGCAAGGTCCTGCTTTTTCCGCCCTTTGCAGCCATAGTCCTCGGCTTCGCCCTCCAGCCGGTCCCCTATCCCGACTGGCTGGCCGCGCTCCTGGCCCGGCTGGGGGATACACTCAGCCCCCTGGCGCTGCTTTCCGTGGGCATGACCCTGCGCTTCGGGGCCATCCGGGGCAACGGTCGCGCCCTGGCCCTGGGGCTGGGCTACAAGCTGCTCCTGGCTCCGGCGCTGATTTTCGCCCTGTATGTCTGGGGACTGGGCAACACGGACATGGTCACGCGGGTCACGGTCTTCGAGGCGGCCATGGGGCCGATGATCACCGGCGGCATCATCGCCATGGGCTACGGGATCAACCCCTCCCTGGCCGCGGCCATGCTCGGGGTGGGCATACCGGTCTCCTTCCTGACCATTCCCCTCTGGCACCTGCTGCTTTCCCTGGTCTGA
- a CDS encoding methyl-accepting chemotaxis protein: MTIKTRILLLIACIVLFTIGFTLAFLNGVNTIKDVGVEHSTKAMLDGENDKIRVATLAMAEALSQAIADVPDPAAKTELIRKMLDKFRFEDDKSGYFFVYDKTVNVALPPNHSLQGKDLGHLKDPNGLQLVVELNKLAHNGGGFLTYIWPKPDKGDQPKLSYATLIPGTDMWIGTGVYLDNVEDKKQAIMSDIDDIVSTHVLVIGSIILAVFLLVILPVCLFIVRSIVQPLNEALVLADEVAEGDLTRDITSQYNDEPGKLTASLGKMVRKLREIVGQAKEGADQVATGSSEVTSSATALADGANRQAASVEEVSSAMEEMIGQIGRNTENATQTEHMAKKTAQDAQKGGDTVMEAVHSIKNIAEKISIIEEIARQTNLLALNAAIEAARAGEAGKGFAVVAAEVRKLAERSGTAAAEIGELSSTTLAKADEAGAMLTKMVPDIRKTADLVQEISAASAEQNQGAQEINKAIQELDSVIQQNAGASEELAATARQFTSQAAQLQQGMQYFNIGGGHAPIRTKTSVTRRAPAQLPSGKITAKPVSGVALDMSEADETDFERF; this comes from the coding sequence ATGACCATCAAAACACGCATCCTTTTGCTCATCGCCTGCATCGTCCTTTTCACGATCGGTTTTACCCTGGCATTCCTGAACGGGGTGAACACGATAAAGGACGTGGGCGTGGAGCATTCGACCAAGGCCATGCTCGACGGCGAAAACGACAAGATCCGAGTCGCCACGCTGGCCATGGCCGAAGCGCTGAGCCAGGCCATCGCCGACGTACCCGATCCGGCTGCCAAGACCGAACTCATCCGCAAGATGCTGGACAAATTCCGTTTTGAAGACGACAAATCCGGCTACTTCTTCGTCTACGACAAGACCGTCAACGTGGCCCTGCCCCCGAACCACTCGCTGCAGGGCAAGGACCTCGGCCACCTCAAGGACCCCAACGGTCTCCAGTTGGTGGTCGAGCTGAACAAGCTGGCCCACAACGGCGGAGGATTCCTGACCTACATCTGGCCCAAGCCCGACAAGGGCGACCAGCCCAAGCTCTCCTACGCCACCCTGATCCCCGGCACGGACATGTGGATCGGCACCGGCGTGTACCTCGACAACGTTGAGGACAAGAAGCAGGCTATCATGAGCGACATCGATGACATCGTCTCCACTCACGTCCTGGTCATCGGCAGCATCATCCTGGCCGTGTTCCTGCTGGTCATCCTGCCCGTCTGCCTGTTCATCGTCCGGTCCATCGTCCAGCCGCTCAACGAGGCCCTGGTGCTGGCCGACGAAGTGGCCGAGGGCGACCTGACCCGAGACATCACCTCTCAGTACAACGACGAGCCCGGCAAGCTGACCGCGTCCCTGGGCAAGATGGTTCGCAAGCTGCGCGAGATCGTGGGCCAGGCCAAGGAAGGCGCGGACCAGGTGGCCACGGGCAGCTCCGAGGTGACCAGCTCCGCCACCGCCCTGGCCGACGGCGCCAACCGCCAGGCCGCCTCGGTGGAGGAGGTCTCTTCGGCCATGGAAGAGATGATCGGCCAGATCGGACGCAACACCGAGAACGCCACCCAGACCGAGCACATGGCCAAGAAGACCGCCCAGGACGCCCAGAAGGGCGGCGACACGGTCATGGAGGCGGTGCACTCCATCAAGAACATCGCAGAGAAGATCTCGATCATCGAGGAAATCGCCCGGCAGACCAACCTGCTCGCCCTGAACGCGGCCATCGAGGCCGCCCGCGCGGGCGAGGCGGGCAAGGGATTCGCCGTGGTCGCGGCCGAGGTGCGCAAGCTGGCCGAACGAAGCGGCACCGCCGCCGCCGAGATCGGCGAGCTGTCCTCCACCACCCTGGCCAAGGCGGACGAGGCCGGAGCCATGCTGACCAAGATGGTCCCGGACATCCGCAAGACCGCCGACCTGGTCCAGGAGATTTCCGCGGCCAGCGCCGAGCAGAACCAGGGCGCGCAGGAAATCAACAAGGCGATCCAGGAACTGGACAGCGTCATCCAGCAGAACGCGGGCGCTTCGGAAGAGCTGGCGGCCACGGCCCGGCAGTTCACCTCCCAGGCGGCGCAGCTCCAGCAGGGGATGCAGTACTTCAACATCGGCGGCGGACACGCGCCGATCCGGACGAAGACCAGCGTCACGCGCCGGGCTCCGGCCCAACTGCCGTCCGGCAAGATCACGGCCAAACCGGTCTCCGGCGTAGCCCTCGACATGAGCGAGGCCGACGAGACCGATTTCGAACGGTTCTAG
- a CDS encoding bifunctional folylpolyglutamate synthase/dihydrofolate synthase: MTHFSNYTQLSEYMDRLGLFHMDLSLGRMEAFWEAAGMPDVPVVHVVGTNGKGSTTAFFASLARAHGQKVGTFTSPHFLTPRERVQVNRTMLSEEAWVELGNEILSAPGGDALTYFEFQTCLAMLAFRERRVDVAIMEAGLGGRFDATNVFRPGLTLFTPIGMDHEAILGPTLADIARDKAGAIHENGLAITGHQEPAAMIELQSRAEAVRARLLYAVDLAGPVPADRLGLKGIYQQANAHLALAGWHWFAAGRGIRSGHAAEIFGLESAFLPGRFQRVALNGREVILDGAHNAHALVALKAALDAEGIRPGKVVFACLKDKNLADMLPLIRSLTDGPILVPAMEGERAADNRAIAAAIGGNAVASDSMEAALCTEPLVPEPTLVCGSLYLLAEFYTLYPHFLTA, encoded by the coding sequence GTGACGCACTTTAGCAATTATACCCAGTTGTCGGAATACATGGACAGGCTCGGCCTGTTCCACATGGACCTGAGCCTCGGCCGGATGGAAGCGTTCTGGGAGGCGGCGGGCATGCCCGACGTCCCCGTGGTCCACGTGGTCGGCACCAACGGCAAGGGGTCCACCACGGCCTTCTTCGCCTCCCTGGCCCGCGCCCACGGGCAAAAGGTCGGGACCTTCACCTCCCCCCATTTCCTGACGCCCAGGGAGCGCGTCCAGGTCAACCGGACCATGCTCTCCGAGGAGGCGTGGGTGGAGCTGGGCAATGAGATTTTGTCCGCGCCCGGCGGCGACGCCCTGACCTATTTCGAGTTCCAGACTTGCCTGGCCATGCTCGCCTTCAGGGAGCGCAGGGTGGACGTGGCGATCATGGAGGCGGGGCTGGGCGGCCGTTTCGACGCCACCAACGTGTTCCGGCCCGGGCTGACCCTGTTCACGCCCATCGGCATGGACCACGAGGCGATCCTCGGCCCGACGCTGGCCGATATCGCCCGCGACAAGGCCGGGGCCATCCACGAAAACGGCCTGGCCATCACCGGCCATCAGGAACCGGCGGCCATGATCGAGCTGCAGAGCCGGGCCGAAGCGGTCCGGGCCCGGCTGCTCTACGCCGTGGACCTGGCCGGGCCGGTGCCTGCGGACAGGCTCGGGCTGAAGGGCATCTACCAGCAGGCCAACGCGCACCTCGCCCTGGCCGGTTGGCACTGGTTCGCCGCCGGGCGGGGAATCCGCAGCGGCCATGCGGCCGAGATTTTCGGCCTGGAGTCCGCCTTCCTGCCGGGGCGGTTCCAGCGCGTAGCCCTGAACGGGCGCGAGGTCATCCTGGACGGCGCGCACAACGCCCACGCCCTGGTCGCGCTCAAGGCCGCCCTGGACGCCGAGGGAATACGCCCGGGCAAGGTCGTGTTCGCCTGCCTCAAGGACAAGAACCTCGCGGACATGCTGCCGCTCATCCGGTCCCTGACCGACGGGCCGATCCTGGTCCCGGCCATGGAAGGGGAGCGGGCCGCGGACAACCGCGCCATCGCCGCCGCCATCGGAGGGAACGCCGTGGCGTCGGATTCCATGGAAGCGGCACTGTGCACGGAGCCTCTGGTGCCAGAACCGACACTAGTCTGCGGGTCCTTGTATTTGCTTGCCGAGTTTTATACCCTGTATCCTCATTTTCTGACTGCCTAA
- the selA gene encoding L-seryl-tRNA(Sec) selenium transferase, whose product MSKLFRHLPSVDEVLSALAKGGGFGELPRPLVKNLVNDFLDICREEIRAGAFSEPEQLAVKALMPRLTAYVRAKSRPHFRRVLNATGVVIHTNLGRSLLAKPAIDAVAEACGHYSNCEFDLSTGKRGSRYSHVEKILCDITGAEAALVVNNNAAAVFIMLETLAKGREVIVSRGQLVEIGGSFRIPDVMAKSGATLREVGATNRTHLHDYENAVGDQTGALMRVHTSNFRVVGFTKEVPLAELRKLGDRYNLPVLEDLGSGTLYALEGEGLLGEPTVQQVVAQGADVVSFSGDKVLGGPQAGVIVGRKEYIDRIKKNPINRAMRIDKMTLAALEATLRLYLDMDEARRKIPTLNMITASPEALKSKARRLADAVRDALGKRAEVGMKKGVSRVGGGAFPEYDLPGTMVTVAVKGVAVKALRDALLDTDPPLIARIEDDEFLLDPRTLASTELKLAAHALKQGVAALTK is encoded by the coding sequence ATGAGCAAACTTTTCAGGCATTTGCCTTCCGTGGACGAAGTGCTTTCCGCCCTGGCCAAGGGCGGCGGTTTCGGGGAGCTGCCCCGGCCGCTGGTCAAGAATCTGGTCAACGATTTTCTGGACATATGCCGTGAGGAAATCCGCGCGGGCGCGTTCTCCGAGCCGGAGCAGCTGGCCGTCAAGGCGCTGATGCCCAGACTGACGGCCTATGTGCGCGCCAAGTCCCGGCCCCATTTCCGCCGGGTGCTGAACGCCACCGGCGTGGTCATTCACACCAACCTGGGCCGCTCCCTGCTGGCCAAGCCGGCCATCGACGCGGTGGCCGAGGCGTGCGGCCACTATTCCAACTGCGAGTTCGACCTGAGCACGGGCAAGCGCGGCAGCCGCTACTCCCACGTGGAGAAGATTCTTTGCGACATCACCGGGGCCGAGGCCGCCCTGGTGGTCAACAACAACGCCGCCGCGGTGTTCATCATGCTGGAGACCTTGGCCAAGGGACGCGAGGTCATCGTCTCGCGCGGCCAGCTGGTCGAGATCGGCGGTTCCTTCCGCATCCCGGACGTCATGGCCAAGTCCGGGGCCACCCTGCGCGAGGTCGGGGCCACCAACCGGACCCACCTGCACGACTACGAGAACGCCGTGGGCGACCAGACCGGCGCGCTGATGCGCGTGCACACCTCCAATTTCCGCGTGGTCGGGTTCACCAAGGAGGTCCCCCTGGCCGAGCTGCGCAAGCTCGGCGACCGTTACAACCTGCCGGTCCTGGAGGACCTCGGTTCCGGCACCCTGTACGCCCTGGAAGGGGAGGGGCTGCTCGGCGAACCCACGGTGCAGCAGGTGGTGGCCCAGGGGGCGGACGTGGTCTCTTTCTCCGGCGACAAGGTCCTGGGCGGCCCGCAGGCGGGCGTCATCGTCGGGCGCAAGGAGTACATCGACCGCATCAAGAAGAACCCGATCAACCGGGCCATGCGTATCGACAAGATGACCCTGGCCGCCCTGGAGGCGACCCTGCGGCTTTACCTGGACATGGACGAGGCGCGGCGCAAGATTCCCACCCTGAACATGATCACCGCCTCGCCCGAGGCGCTCAAGTCCAAGGCCAGACGGCTGGCGGACGCGGTCCGCGACGCCCTGGGCAAGCGGGCCGAGGTGGGCATGAAGAAGGGCGTCTCCCGCGTCGGCGGCGGGGCGTTCCCGGAGTACGACCTGCCCGGCACCATGGTCACCGTGGCGGTCAAGGGCGTGGCCGTGAAGGCGTTGCGGGACGCGTTGCTGGACACCGATCCGCCGCTCATCGCCCGCATCGAGGACGATGAATTTCTCCTGGACCCGCGCACGCTGGCGTCCACCGAACTCAAGCTGGCTGCCCACGCCCTGAAGCAGGGTGTGGCCGCCCTCACCAAATAG